One window from the genome of Oryctolagus cuniculus chromosome 1, mOryCun1.1, whole genome shotgun sequence encodes:
- the ASPN gene encoding asporin, translating to MKESVFLLLLAALCSAKPLLSPSHLTLKNMMLKDMEDMEDDDDNDDDNSVFPTKETVHPFFPFDLFPTCPFGCQCYSRVVHCSDLGLTSVPSNIPFDTRMVDLQNNKIKEIKENDFKGLTSLYALILNNNKLTKIHPKTFLTTKKLRRLYLSHNQLSEIPLNLPKSLAELRIHDNKVKKIQKDTFKGMNALHVLEMSANPLENNGIEPGAFEGVTVFHIRIAEAKLTSIPKELPSTLLELHLDYNKISTVELEDFKRYKELQRLGLGNNRISDIENGSFANIPRVREIHLENNKLKKVPSGLQELKYLQIIFLHSNSITKVGVNDFCPTMPKMKKSLYSAISLSNNPVNYWEIQPATFRCVLSRMSVQLANFRK from the exons ATGAAGGAAAGTGTATTCCTGTTGCTCCTGGCTGCTTTGTGCTCTGCCAAACCTCTCCTCAGCCCTTCACATCTGACCCTGAAAAACATGATGCTGAAggacatggaagacatggaagacgATGATGACAATGACGACGACAACTCTGTGTTTCCAACCAAAGAGACAGTCCATCCATTTTTCCCATTCGATCTGTTTCCAACGTGCCCATTTGGATGCCAATGCTATTCACGAGTTGTGCACTGTTCTGATCTAG GTTTGACTTCAGTCCCAAGCAACATTCCGTTTGATACTCGAATGGTTGACcttcaaaacaataaaattaaggaaatcaAAGAAAACGACTTCAAGGGACTCACTTCACTCTAT GCTTTGATTCTGAACAACAACAAGCTAACAAAGATTCATCCAAAAACCTTTCTAACCACAAAAAAGTTGCGAAGGCTCTATTTGTCCCACAATCAACTAAGTGAAATACCACTTAACCTTCCCAAATCATTAGCAGAACTCAGAATTCATGATAATAAagttaagaaaatacaaaaggacACATTCAAAGGAATGAATGCTTTACACGTTTTGG AAATGAGCGCAAACCCTCTTGAAAACAACGGCATAGAGCCAGGGGCATTTGAAGGGGTGACAGTGTTCCATATCAGAATTGCAGAAGCAAAACTGACCTCAATTCCGAAAG AACTACCATCAACTTTACTGGAGCTTCATTTAGATTACAATAAAATTTCAACTGTGGAACTTGAGGATTTCAAGCGATACAAAGAACTGCAAAG gCTGGGCTTAGGAAACAACCGGATCTCAGACATCGAAAATGGAAGCTTTGCTAACATACCACGTGTGAGAGAAATACACTTGGAGAACAATAAATTAAAGAAAGTCCCTTCTGGATTACAGGAGTTGAAGTATCTCCAG ATAATCTTCCTTCATTCTAATTCCATTACGAAAGTGGGAGTGAATGACTTCTGTCCAACAATGCCAAAGATGAAGAAATCTTTGTACAGTGCAATAAGCTTATCCAACAACCCGGTAAATTACTGGGAAATACAACCTGCAACATTTCGCTGTGTTTTGAGCAGAATGAGCGTTCAGCTTGCGAACTTCAGAAAGTAA